The Streptomyces sp. M92 nucleotide sequence CGGTGGCGCTCTTCACCTCGGACTTCACCGGCGAGCCTGTCGCGGTCGCCGTCAAGCACCCGTTGGAGTCCGCCGACGAGCAGTGCGGGAACGAACGGCTCCGAGCCCTGCGCAGCGAAGTCCGTGCCAGTGGCCTTGCCACCAGGATCGCCTTCGCCGACTCCTACAGCCTGGACCGGACCCCTGCCGCTGTGATCGAGCAGGTGTACATCTTCGCGGAGGAGCTCTGATGACGTCAGGAACCCCGCTGGGAGCGGGCCAGGGCGAGCAGGGCCGGCTGGAGGAACTCCGGCAGCGCGAGATCGCCCGCCGCCTCGCCCTCCGTCAGGCCCGGACACTCGGGGAAACACCGCCGGCCACGAAAGCCGTCGGTGACCCTGCTCCGGCCGTTTCGTCGCAGAAGCAGCCGGAGCAGGAACCGGTCACGTCGCAGCCGGTCCCTGAAGGATTCGCAGACCGGGAGGCTTGGGAGCGCGCCCGCCTTTTCGCCGAAATCATGCTGCCCGAGGTGTTGAAGACGCAGACGAGGACGCTTTCCGCGCAGAAGCTGGCCAGGGCCGCGGCCGACGCGGCCTTCCGGCAGGACAACCCGGTCACGGGCGTCTCCCTGCTCGTCATGGCACAGGACCACGGGCTGGATGTCCTCACCGGCCAGCTCAGCGACCGCGCCCACGCTCTGCTGGAGGACCAGCCGCTGCCGCTCCCGGGAGAGCCGGGCAGTATGTGGCAGATCTACCAGGACGACCGTCGCCTGATGGAGAGCAACTTGCCGGCCCCTCGGCAGAGGGCGCTCCTGGCGAACCTTCCCCGGCCCCTGCTCGACGACTACATCGACGAGGAGTGGATCGGCGCGGCCCCCGAGTGCGACGGCACCTCCCGTGCCGCCTACTTCCGCGCCCGCCTGGACCCGGTGTCCCTCACCGACGAGGAGATGGACCTGCTGGCCTGGCCTCTGGAACGGGAGCGGCGGGAGGCAGCCCCGGACACAGACCCTGGACGTGACTGGCCGCCGGACTGGCGTCTGCTGGTGAGGCTGCAGGCCAACGACGCCAAGGCCATCGCCGAGGAGTGGACTGACCTCCTGCCACCGACCCAGAAGCTTCTCGACGCGCTCCGCGAGGTGCGGCGGACCGCGAATGTCCCGGAGGATCTTGTCGCCGACGAGCGGCTGTGGGTTCTCCTGGAACGGATCCATCCCGGCGTGCGCACCGCGAGCAACAAGAAGTTCAACGGCTGGATCGGAGTGCGGACCCTGATCAGGGCCGTGCGGCAGATGCATCGAGCCCTCCTCCACGGAGACGGCGAGACGGCGGAACAGCGGAGGAAGACGGCGCTTGCTGTGGCGGCCAGGCTCCGGCATCACTCGCAGCCGGTGCGCTGGGAGGCCCAGAACATCCAGGCCTACCTGCACGCCGGCCAGGGGATGATCGAGCACTTCGACCTCCTGGAGCAGGATGCTGAAGGCCGTCCCCCGGTGCGGGACCAGCTCGGCGGAGGCGTCGTGGCCATGCTGCGGAAGAACCGGAGCTTCCTCGAAGATCGGCCTTCCGGAGGACGCGACCAGCCGCTCAACCCATACCTGGTGCTGGGCGTGCCCGACGGGGCGGACGACTGGAAGAAGGCTTGGCGGGCTCTGAGAAAGAGGCTCGATGACAGCGGCCGCGTTCGGATCAACCGTGCCAAGGACATGATTGAAACGGCCGAGCGCGAGCAGCAGGAGCTACCCCGGTTCGCGGTCCCGCTCGCCCCGCACCGCTGGAAGGAGCCCACCGGCACGAGCCACCGCCTGGAACTCCCGCCCGAGCCCCTGCAGAGGCTCACCGGGCCGCCGACGGCCAGCGACCGTGCGTGGTCCCGCACCGAGGCGGCCCGCGAAATAATCACCAGTGCGACAGAGCGTCTTTCCCCGGCTGCTCAAAACGCCGCAGCCCTTGAAGATCCAGAGAGCAGCACATCGTGAGCAACAAAGCCGGTAAAAGTGACAGCGGTTCCAGTCAGCGTGACGAGGCCAAGCAGACCAAGAGACATGAATCGACGGATGGCAGCGTCCGGAGCCTCGGTGAAGCCAGGGCCGCGAAGAAGAGGCCCTGGAGGCACGCCGACAGCGGTATCCCGGAGTTCACTCCGGGGACCCTGGATGCCGCCGCGATCCTGAAATCGGTCAACGAGACGCTTCTGCCGGTCGTGGATATGGAGCTGGAGGAGGCGGCACGGAGCCTGGTCGCAGCTCTGGACGGCAAGGAGACCGACGCCGAACTGGTTTCCGCCTTCCGGTCCGAGCTGATGCGCCGAGTACTTCCTCAGTTCACCGAGGCGGTACGCAAGGGCGTGCTGGAGGGCATGCACACGCGCCAGATGCACCTGGCCCAGATGGCTGTCCTGCATCGTCAGGCGCTGGAGGCTAAGAACCTGACGGCGGCACTGAGACGCATCGACCACGAGGTGGCGAAGGCAGGTCTGCGAATTGTCAGTGAAACAGAGGACTTGTCGCTGTTCAACGTCGTGGAAGACGAGCCAACCGTGGTGGAGCGAGAGCCTGTCGCTTTTGAACTCATGGTGCCGGCCTACGTGGACAAGGAGTCCGGGAAACTCGTCGAACGCGGCTGGCTACGGACCGTGGCCGAGGCTCCGATCCAAAAGCCCCGCAAAATGACGCCGGGGCAGAAACGCCGGGCGAATCATGCAGAAGCCGGTCGGCAGTCGCAGAGGGACGCCCCCGCGAAGCCGGAGAGAAAGAAGCATCACCGGGGGCAGGACCCCGATAAACAGCAGAGGGACACGGCGGCGCCAACTGGCGAGTCGCGCACTCGCGCTGAGGACAGCGGGGGCCGCCGGATGAAGCAAAGGGGGACACGATGACCTTCGGTATCGATTTCGGCACTAGTAACTCCGTGGTGGCCCACTGGAACGGGCACACCGCAGAAGTGCTGCCGGTCGACGGCGACAATGTGCCCGCCCAGTGGCGGATGTCGGAGTTCGAGCAGCTCTTCCCGTCCGTGCTGTCCGTCCGCGACCTCCAGCGCACTCTCTGCTTCGGTTGGGAAGCGAAAACCGGCACCACCGAGCCGCTCGATGCCGTGAAGCGCATGCTCGGCACTCGCTCCGGTGCCGAGCAGGACGGCGACGTCGATGGCCTCGAGGTCGCTGCACAGCTCGAGGAGCACCACGCCTGGGTCGGCTCGGAGAAGTTCCACAGCACGGTCGCGGCCGCCTCTCTCTTCAGTCGGATGAAGGAAGGCGTCTCCGCGCAGCTGCTCGACCTGTCCGACGCGGTCGTCACCGTCCCCGCCAAGGCGACGGGCGGCGCCCGTTACCGCACCCGTGCCGCGGCAGCGCTCGGCGGAGTGAAGGTCCGGGCCCTCCTCAACGAGCCCACCGCGGCTGCGATCTCGTACGTCCGCGACGTCCCGATCCCCGGTCGCTTCCTCGTCTTCGACTGGGGCGGCGGCACCATCGACGTCACCGTCCTGGAATACGACGACGGCCTCTTCGAGGAGCAGACCTCCCGCGGCATCACCGCCCTCGGAGGTCTTGAGTTCGACAACGCCCTGGCCCGGCTGATCCAGCAGAAGATCGGCCTGGCCGCGGACCAGCTCACCAAGGCCGAACGACGCCGGTGGCGCCGGTCGGTCGAGCTGACGAAGATCGCCCTGTCCTCCGTGCCGCTGGACGACGCTCTCTTCTTCGATCTCCCTGTCGGTCTCGCCCCCTCGATCTCGAAGCGTGAGGTCAGGATCACCGGGGCCGAGTACACCGAGGCGATCACCCCGCTCATCACTCGTGCCCTGGAGGCGGTCCAGCAGGCTCTGGAAGACCTGGCCATCACCTCCGATGCCATTGACTCGGTTTTGATGATCGGGGGCACCTCGCAGATCCCTCAGGTACGTCACGCGTTGGGTGAACTCCTCGGCCACGACCGCATTGTCGACAGCGGCCTGTGCCGACCCATGACCGCCGTCGCTCGAGGCGCGGCCATCTATGCGGCATCCCTTGACGGAGAACTCGGTGACGACAGTGACTTCTCCCTCGTGACCAGCTACGACCTGGGAACAGCCGTGAGTGCGGGCGAGCAGAAGGGCTTCCGCGCCATCATCCGACGCAACGCCACTCTCCCCGCGGAAGGCTCGGCCAACTTCTATCCTGATACGCCGAGTGCTTCCTCGGTGCGCGTGCCGGTGATCGAGGGCGAGGTCGGCTACTCGGCTGACAGCGACCGGGCCTTCCCCCTGGCCAACATCGAGGTCGAACTTCCGACCCGCGAACAGGACATCCGCCGGAACACGATCGAGATCAAGTTCCGCTACAACGAGAGCGGCATCCTGCGCTTCACCGCCACCCACACGGCGACCGGCAGGCAACTCGCCGAGCGCGAGATCGACTCCTTCGGTCCGGACGGCACACCACTTCAGCACGGCCTTGAGGAGGAACTGACGCGCCTCTTGGCCCACACCGTGCGGCCGTTCGCCGACGGCTCCTCGAACGTCCGTCATCTCTCGGCAGCCGAATCAGCGAACGTCCGTCCCGCACCGATTGACATGTCCTTGCGTGTGATCAAGGCCGACCCCGCGGTCACGGTCAACGGTGAGCCGCAGGCGGCAGTGACGGAAGGTATTTGAACGGACGTCGACGGTTGTGCAGCCGTTGGGCCGGCGGGGCGTGAAGACCAGCAGGTTTCCTTATTGCGTACAATGTGCAAGTGCGTACGACCGACTACACCCTCCGCCCCGCCACCCCCGCCGACCAGGACGCCGCCCGAGCCGTCATGCTTGACACCGTCTACCGCGACTTCGGTACCGGCTACGTCCCCCGCTGGCACGGCGACATCATCGACCTGGCCGGGGCCTATGTGACCCCCGAGCGGCACACCCTCCTCGTCGCCGTCGATGAGGAGGGCGAGGTCGTCGCCACCGGGGCGCTCGACTCCCGTGGCCCCGCACACCCCCCGAACCCCGCGCACGTCGCCGACCGCTA carries:
- a CDS encoding GNAT family N-acetyltransferase — protein: MRTTDYTLRPATPADQDAARAVMLDTVYRDFGTGYVPRWHGDIIDLAGAYVTPERHTLLVAVDEEGEVVATGALDSRGPAHPPNPAHVADRYPSGVTAQLRRVYVRPEHRRRGLARRLVDELLAFAAADGGYRAVYLHTDPAVTGAEPFWRSLAKVVHDEREDAGGGQGIVHFDVPMA
- a CDS encoding Hsp70 family protein, whose product is MTFGIDFGTSNSVVAHWNGHTAEVLPVDGDNVPAQWRMSEFEQLFPSVLSVRDLQRTLCFGWEAKTGTTEPLDAVKRMLGTRSGAEQDGDVDGLEVAAQLEEHHAWVGSEKFHSTVAAASLFSRMKEGVSAQLLDLSDAVVTVPAKATGGARYRTRAAAALGGVKVRALLNEPTAAAISYVRDVPIPGRFLVFDWGGGTIDVTVLEYDDGLFEEQTSRGITALGGLEFDNALARLIQQKIGLAADQLTKAERRRWRRSVELTKIALSSVPLDDALFFDLPVGLAPSISKREVRITGAEYTEAITPLITRALEAVQQALEDLAITSDAIDSVLMIGGTSQIPQVRHALGELLGHDRIVDSGLCRPMTAVARGAAIYAASLDGELGDDSDFSLVTSYDLGTAVSAGEQKGFRAIIRRNATLPAEGSANFYPDTPSASSVRVPVIEGEVGYSADSDRAFPLANIEVELPTREQDIRRNTIEIKFRYNESGILRFTATHTATGRQLAEREIDSFGPDGTPLQHGLEEELTRLLAHTVRPFADGSSNVRHLSAAESANVRPAPIDMSLRVIKADPAVTVNGEPQAAVTEGI